ACTCTGCACCGGGTCGCCGACCACGGTCCAGCTGGCGTACTTCCCGCGCCGCCCGACCATCCGCCACTGCATCGGCGAGAGGTCCTGCGACTCGTCGACCACGATGTGCGAGTACTCGTCGTAGTGCTCCGGCCGCTGCGGGCCGGTGCCGGTGGAACCACGCGCGACCGGGGCGGCGTCCAGCTCGATCGACTGGGCGCGGCGACGGCGCTTCGGCGGCGGGCCGATCAGCACGCGCAGCTCGTCGAGCAGCGCGATGTCGGCCACCGACCAGCCGGTGCTCTCGTCGGCCAGTGAACGCGCGAGCAGGGTGATCTCCTCGCGGTTGAGCAGCTGCTTGCCGGAGCGGGCCAGCCGCCGCTCGTCGCCGAGCCAGCGCAGCACCTCGGCCGGGTGCAGCACCGGCCACCACACCACCAGGAACCGGTGGAAGTCGATGCGCTCACCCAGATCGGTGATCAGCTCGGCCCGGTCGGACGTGCGGCCGTCGGCCTTCGCGTGCGCGTCGGCCTTGTCGGCCAGCGCTTCGAGCAGGGTCTCCGCGGCGCGCACGCGGGACCGGTTCGGCGGCCCGCCCTGGGTGTGCACCTTGCGGCGGACCTTCTCCAGCTCCTTCGCGTCGAGCTTGAGCACCTCGCCCTTGTAGACGATGCGCATCTCGGTCGGCGCGTCCGGCGGGGTGTCCCGCATGGCGCGCGCGAGCAGCTTGCGCATCCGCGAGGAACCCTTGATCGCGGCGAGGCGGGCCGGGTCCTGGTGCGTGCCGTTGGCGCCGTCGAGCAGTTCACCGAGCGCGCGCAGCTCCACGTTCGTCTCACCCATGGCGGGGAGCACACGCGAGATGTAGTTGGTGAACACCCCGGACGGGCCGACCACCAGCACCCCGGCGCCGCCGAGCTGGCGGCGGTGGCGGTAGAGCAGGTAGGCGGCGCGGTGCAGGGCGACCGCGGTCTTGCCGGTGCCGGGACCGCCGGTGATCTCGGTGACCCCGCGCCACGGCGCGCGGATCACCTCGTCCTGCTCGCGCTGGATGGTGGCGACGATGTCGCGCATCTTCTCGCCGCGGGACCGGCCGAGCGCGGCCATCAGCGCGCCCTCGCCGACGATCTGCATGTTCTCCGGCACGGCGTCGGCCATCAGCACGTCGTCGTCCACGTCGAGCACGGTCTGCCCGGAGCAGCGGATCACCCGGCGGCGCACCACGTCCATCGGTTCTTCGGCGGTGGCCTGGTAGAACGCGGCCGCGGCCGGCGCGCGCCAGTCGGTGACCAGGTTGTCGAACTCGGCGTCGCGGATGCCGAGGCGGCCGACGTAGATCGGCTCGTCGTCGGAGGCGTGGTCGAGCCTGCCGAAGACCAGGCCCTCGTACTCGGCGTCGAGCGTCTGCAGGGTCTGGTTGGCGTGGTAGACCATCATGTCCCGCTCGAAGAGCATGGACGCCTGCTCGAACACGGCCTCGGTCTGGGCGCCGTGACCGAGTTCGTAGCCCTTGGCGCGCATCGCCTCGGCTTGGGTCCGCAGTTCCGCGAGACGGGTGTAGACCCGATCGACATGGGTCTGTTCGATGGCGATCTCGGCCCGTCTGACCCGAGGTTCCGACACGCAGCGCTCCTACAGCTCACTCGCCGGGAAGGGGAAGAACGACAATACGCGTCCCCGTGCCGGGGTACAGCCAGTCCTGCCCAAAAACACAGGTGCGACCATTCCACCGTGACCAGGATCGTGGCGGGCAGCGCCGGTGGCCGGAAGCTGAAGGTGCCGCCGAAGGGCACCCGGCCGACCTCCGAGCGGGTCCGCGAAGCCTTGTTCAACGCCCTGGAAGTGGCTGGTGAGCTGGACGGGGCCCGCGTGCTCGACCTCTACGCCGGCACCGGCGCGCTGGGACTGGAGGCTCTTTCGCGGGGTGCGCGCGAGGCGGTTTTCGTCGAGGCGGACAAGCGCGCGGCCGACGTGCTGCGCGGAAATGTGACCGCACTCGCACTCGGCGGCGGGGTGCGCCACGGCAAGGCCGAGACGGTGCTCGCCGCCGGTGCCGACGGGCCCTTCGACCTGGTGCTCGCCGATCCGCCGTACGACCTCGGCGCGGCGCAACTGGCGGCGGTGCTCGCCGCGCTGGTCACCGGCGGCTGGCTGGTGCCCGGCGGGCTGGTGATCGTCGAGCGGGCGCTGCGCGACGGGGAACCGTCCTGGCCGGACGGTCTGGAGCCGTTGCGCACCAAGCGGTACGGCGACACGGCGCTGCACTGGGCCGAATTCACCGGGAGTTGATAGCGTCCGCGTCATGCGGCGCGCGGTCTGTCCCGGTTCCTACGATCCGGTCACCCTTGGGCACATCGACGTCTTCGAACGGGCGGCCAAGCTGTTCGACGAGGTCGTGGTCACGGTCATGGTGAACCCCAAGAAGCACGGCCTGTTCTCGATCGAGGAGCGGATGGACCTGATCACCTCCGCGGTGACCGCCATTCCCAACGTGCGGGTGGACTCGTGGCAGGGCCTGCTGGTCGACTACTGCCGCGAGAACGACATCGTGGCCATCACCAAGGGCCTGCGCGCGGTCAGCGACTTCGACTACGAGCTGCAGATGGCGCAGATGAACCACCGGCTGAGCGGGGTGGAGACGCTGTTCATGCCGACGAACCCGGAGTACAGCTTCCTGTCCAGCTCGCTGGTCAAGGAGGTGGCCACCTACGGCGGCGACGTCTCGCACCTGCTGCCCGAGGTGGTCCACACCAAGCTCCTGGAACGCCTCGCCGAGCAGCGCTGACGACTCGAACGTTAGGCCGTTCGGCCGTACGAGCCACCCGATTGGTCCCGTTCGCTCGGACCGAGTTCACGCCGGCGTCTCCCGATGATCACGTGATCGGGCTACGGTTCGAAAATGATTAACCAAAAGTCGCGTGTAGCAGGCGTTCTGCTGGCAATCCTGGTCGCCTTCTTCGGCGGGGCCACCGCCGTCTCGGCGGCTCCCGCGCCCGTCCCGGCTCCTGTCTCGGTGCAGGCCGAGTGCGGCGACACCTCCGGCTTCGAGAAGTCCCCATTGGACTCTCTGCCCGCCGAGGCGAGCGAGACCTACGACCTGATCCAGCAGGGCGGCCCCTACCCGTACCCGCAGGACGACACCGTCTTCCAGAACCGCGAGAAGTTGCTGCCGCTGTGCGACTCCGGCTACTACCGCGAGTACACCGTGGAAACCCCGGGCAGTTCCGACCGCGGTGCGCGCCGCATCGTCAAGGGCGAGGGCGACGAGTACTTCTACACCGCGGACCACTACGAGAGCTTCGTGCTGGTCACGGTCTGATCGCCGGTGGGGTCACCCGGTCGTGGCGGACACGCCGGGTGACCCTTCTTCACGGCGTTCCACCGGGGGGACGGGCAGACTGGGACCTGGCGAAGTGGGAAGTTCTGCCGTGAGGGAGTTGCCGTGTACCGGGTGTTCGAGGCCCTAGACGAACTGGTCACCATCGTGGAAGAGGCACGCGGCGTGCCGATGACCGCCAGTTGCGTGGTCCCGCGCGGTGATGTCCTCGAACTGCTCGACGACGTCCGCGACGCGCTGCCGAGCGAGGTCGACGACGCCCAGGACGTGCTGGACAAGCGCGACGAGCTGATCAACAAGGCCCGCCACGAGGCGGAGACCACGGTGACCGGCGCGAACGCCGACGCCGAGCGCACCATCGCCGAGGCCACCGCCGAGGCCGAACGGCTGCTCGCCGACGCCCGCGCCCGCGCCGAGCAGATGGTCGCCGACGCGCACGCCGACGCCGACCGCACGGTGGCCGCGGGCCAGGCCGAGTACCAGAACCTCACCGAGCGCTCCCGCGCCGAGTCCGAGCGGATGATCCAGGCCGGTCGCGACGCCTACGACCGCGCGATCGACGAGGGCCGGGCCGAGCAGGCGCGGCTGGTCGCGCAGACCGAGGTGGTCCAGGCCGCGCACGCCGAGGCCGCCCGCATCGTCGACGAGGCGCACGGCGAGGCCGACCGCCAGCGCGCCGACTGCGACGCCTACGTCGACGGCAAGCTCGCCGAGTTCTCCGAACTGCTCTCGACCACGCTGCGCACGGTCGACTCCGGCCGCAACCACCTGCGGGCCCCGACCGGCCTCGGGCGCAACACCGTCTACGACTACCAGGCGTGATGCCGGCCCGCGTGGTCGCGTACAGTGGTGAGGTTGCGCACTCCGGTTCCGAGTGCTGCCCGAGAACCTCGTAGCAGAGAGAGTCATGTCTGAAGACAAGAGCGCGTCGCATCTCGACGCGCGCAGTCCCTGGGTGCTCGACACCCGCGAACTCGGCCGCCGGGCCGGCCTCAGCCGCGCCGTGCAGCGCGATGTCGAGGTCACCAAGCCCCTCGGCGTGCTCGACGTGATCGTGGTGCCCGAAGGCGCGAAGGTGGAGCTGGACCTGCTGCTCGAGTCCGTGGTCGAGGGCGTGCTGGTCACCGGCACCGCGGCGGCCCCGGTGACCGGGCACTGCTCGCGCTGCCTCGACCCGATCTCCGACGAGGTCGAGGTCGACCTGACCGAGCTGTACGCCTACCCGGACTCCACCACCGAGGAGACCACCGACGAAGACGAGATCATGCGCCTGGTCGACGACCGGATCGATCTCGAGCCCGCGGTGCGGGACGCGGTGGTGCTCGCCCTGCCGCTGGCCCCGCTGTGCACCGACGACTGCGCCGGTCTGTGCAGCGAGTGCGGGGTGAAGTGGGCCGATCTCGAGCCCGGACACGGGCATGAGACCATAGACCCTCGGTGGGCCGCGCTGGTCGAGCGTTTCGACGAGGATCCGGCGTCCGGCCCGGACAAGCAAGCCTGACGAGCGCCAGCTCGTAGACCGCAAGCATGCCCGCGCACGCGGGCAGATCGTGATTGAGGAGAACCAGTCGTGGCCGTCCCCAAGCGGAAGATGTCGCGTTCCAACACCCGCTCGCGCCGCGCCCAGTGGAAGGCCGCCCCGGTGCAGCTGGTGCCCTGCTCCAACCGTGCCTGCAAGGCGCCCAAGCCGCAGCACATCGCCTGCCCGACCTGCGGCCAGTACGACGGTCGTCAGGTCGTCGAGCCCGCCTGAGGTAGCTGAGACATGGGGGGAAAATCGCCCACCGGTCCGGCAAGCGATCCGACGCCCTTGCTCGAGGCGCTCGGCGTCACCTTGGACGCCGAGCTCCTTCGGCTTTCCCTGACCCACCGGTCCTACGCCTACGAGAACGGCGGGCTGCTGCCGAACGAGCGGCTCGAGTTCCTCGGCGACGCGGTGCTCGGCCTGGTCGTCACCGACCACCTCTACAACGAGCACCCGGATCTGCCGGAGGGCCAGCTGGCGAAGCTGCGGGCCAGCGTGGTGAACATGCACGCGCTGGCCGGGGTCGCCCGCGGACTCGGTGACGGCGGTCTCGGCGCGCACCTGCTGCTCGGCAAGGGCGAGGAGCTGACCGGCGGCCGCGACAAGGCGAGCATTCTCGCCGACGGCCTCGAAGCCGTCATAGGAGCCACCTATCTCGCGCACGGCATCGAGACCGCGCGCAAGCTGGTGCACCACCTCTTCGACAGCCTGCTGGCCGAGGTCCCGCTGCGCGGGGCCGGCCTGGACTGGAAGACCAGCCTCCAGGAGCAGACCGCTTCGGCCGGTCTCGGCGTGCCCGAGTACCAGGTCGAGGACACCGGTCCCGACCACCGCAAGGAGTTCAGCGCCAAGGTGATCATCGCCGGGCGGACGCTGGGCCACGGGGTCGGCACCACGAAGAAGGAAGCCGAGCAGAAGGCCGCCGAGGCCGCTTGGCGCACCCTCAACGAGGAACTCAACCAGCAGGGCGATGCCGGAACTGCCTGAGGTCGAGGTCGTTCGCGCCGGTCTCGAAAGGCATGTTTCCGGGCGGACGATCGCCGAGGTCGCCGTGCTGCACCCGCGGGCGATCCGGCGGCACGTGGAAGGCGCGGCGGACTTCTCCGGCAGGCTCGCGGGGGAGCGGGTGCTCGCCGCCCGCCGCCGCGGCAAGTACCTGTGGCTGGAACTGTCCGGCCAGGAGGCCGTGCTCGCCCACCTGGGCATGAGCGGCCAGATGCTGATGCAGCCCTCGGACGCGCCGGACGAGAAGCACCTGCGCCTCCGCGTCCGCTTCGACGACGACGGTCCCGAACTGCGGTTCGTCGACCAGCGCACGTTCGGCGGACTGGCGCTGGCCGAACTGGTCGACGCCGACGGCACGCTGCTGCCGAGCACCATCGCGCACATCGCGCGCGACCCGATGGACCCGGCCTTCGATCCGGTTCTCGCGGTCAAAGCGCTGCGTTCCCGTCGCACCGAGGTCAAGCGCGCGCTGCTGGACCAGACCCTGGTTTCCGGGGTCGGCAACATCTACGCCGACGAGGCGCTGTGGCGCTCGCGCCTGCACTGGGCGCGGCCTGCCGAGAAGCTCACCACCAAGCAGGGCGCGGCCCTGCTCCAGGCTGCCACCGACGTGATGAGCGAGGCGCTGCTGGTCGGTGGCACCTCGTTCGACGCGTTGTACGTCAACGTCAACGGTCAGTCGGGTTACTTCGAACGCTCCCTGGACGCCTACGGGCGGGAGGGGCGGCCCTGCCGTCGCTGCGGCACGCCGATCCGGCGCGACCCGTTCATGAACCGCTCGTCGTTCTCCTGCCCGCGTTGCCAGCCGAAACCCCGGCTGACCAGGGCCTGAGCAAAAATCTACCCCCGAACGGCCGTCTCTTGTGCACGCTACTGTGCAATGCGTGCTAGTGTTCGCGGCGCAGGACTGGAGGGAACCGGTGGAGATCAGTCAGTTACTCAAAGGGGTGCTCGATCTCGCGGTGCTCGCGGTGCTCCGCGGGCACGACGGTTACGGCTACGACGTCCTTCGCCGGTTGAGACAGGCCGGGCTGGAGGAGGTCGGCGACGCGTCGGTGTACGGCACGCTGCGGCGGTTGTACAAGGCGGGGTTGCTGACGTCGTACGTCGTGCCCAGCGAAGAGGGACCGCACCGCAAGTACTA
The genomic region above belongs to Amycolatopsis sp. YIM 10 and contains:
- a CDS encoding DivIVA domain-containing protein — translated: MYRVFEALDELVTIVEEARGVPMTASCVVPRGDVLELLDDVRDALPSEVDDAQDVLDKRDELINKARHEAETTVTGANADAERTIAEATAEAERLLADARARAEQMVADAHADADRTVAAGQAEYQNLTERSRAESERMIQAGRDAYDRAIDEGRAEQARLVAQTEVVQAAHAEAARIVDEAHGEADRQRADCDAYVDGKLAEFSELLSTTLRTVDSGRNHLRAPTGLGRNTVYDYQA
- the coaD gene encoding pantetheine-phosphate adenylyltransferase, yielding MRRAVCPGSYDPVTLGHIDVFERAAKLFDEVVVTVMVNPKKHGLFSIEERMDLITSAVTAIPNVRVDSWQGLLVDYCRENDIVAITKGLRAVSDFDYELQMAQMNHRLSGVETLFMPTNPEYSFLSSSLVKEVATYGGDVSHLLPEVVHTKLLERLAEQR
- the mutM gene encoding bifunctional DNA-formamidopyrimidine glycosylase/DNA-(apurinic or apyrimidinic site) lyase, whose protein sequence is MPELPEVEVVRAGLERHVSGRTIAEVAVLHPRAIRRHVEGAADFSGRLAGERVLAARRRGKYLWLELSGQEAVLAHLGMSGQMLMQPSDAPDEKHLRLRVRFDDDGPELRFVDQRTFGGLALAELVDADGTLLPSTIAHIARDPMDPAFDPVLAVKALRSRRTEVKRALLDQTLVSGVGNIYADEALWRSRLHWARPAEKLTTKQGAALLQAATDVMSEALLVGGTSFDALYVNVNGQSGYFERSLDAYGREGRPCRRCGTPIRRDPFMNRSSFSCPRCQPKPRLTRA
- the rnc gene encoding ribonuclease III — encoded protein: MGGKSPTGPASDPTPLLEALGVTLDAELLRLSLTHRSYAYENGGLLPNERLEFLGDAVLGLVVTDHLYNEHPDLPEGQLAKLRASVVNMHALAGVARGLGDGGLGAHLLLGKGEELTGGRDKASILADGLEAVIGATYLAHGIETARKLVHHLFDSLLAEVPLRGAGLDWKTSLQEQTASAGLGVPEYQVEDTGPDHRKEFSAKVIIAGRTLGHGVGTTKKEAEQKAAEAAWRTLNEELNQQGDAGTA
- a CDS encoding ribonuclease domain-containing protein; protein product: MINQKSRVAGVLLAILVAFFGGATAVSAAPAPVPAPVSVQAECGDTSGFEKSPLDSLPAEASETYDLIQQGGPYPYPQDDTVFQNREKLLPLCDSGYYREYTVETPGSSDRGARRIVKGEGDEYFYTADHYESFVLVTV
- the rsmD gene encoding 16S rRNA (guanine(966)-N(2))-methyltransferase RsmD — encoded protein: MTRIVAGSAGGRKLKVPPKGTRPTSERVREALFNALEVAGELDGARVLDLYAGTGALGLEALSRGAREAVFVEADKRAADVLRGNVTALALGGGVRHGKAETVLAAGADGPFDLVLADPPYDLGAAQLAAVLAALVTGGWLVPGGLVIVERALRDGEPSWPDGLEPLRTKRYGDTALHWAEFTGS
- the rpmF gene encoding 50S ribosomal protein L32; the protein is MAVPKRKMSRSNTRSRRAQWKAAPVQLVPCSNRACKAPKPQHIACPTCGQYDGRQVVEPA
- a CDS encoding AAA family ATPase, translated to MSEPRVRRAEIAIEQTHVDRVYTRLAELRTQAEAMRAKGYELGHGAQTEAVFEQASMLFERDMMVYHANQTLQTLDAEYEGLVFGRLDHASDDEPIYVGRLGIRDAEFDNLVTDWRAPAAAAFYQATAEEPMDVVRRRVIRCSGQTVLDVDDDVLMADAVPENMQIVGEGALMAALGRSRGEKMRDIVATIQREQDEVIRAPWRGVTEITGGPGTGKTAVALHRAAYLLYRHRRQLGGAGVLVVGPSGVFTNYISRVLPAMGETNVELRALGELLDGANGTHQDPARLAAIKGSSRMRKLLARAMRDTPPDAPTEMRIVYKGEVLKLDAKELEKVRRKVHTQGGPPNRSRVRAAETLLEALADKADAHAKADGRTSDRAELITDLGERIDFHRFLVVWWPVLHPAEVLRWLGDERRLARSGKQLLNREEITLLARSLADESTGWSVADIALLDELRVLIGPPPKRRRRAQSIELDAAPVARGSTGTGPQRPEHYDEYSHIVVDESQDLSPMQWRMVGRRGKYASWTVVGDPVQSSWPDPPEAAQAREQAFGRGTAHRRYTLRTNYRNSAEIFDLAAKVVAGQAEADELPKAVRTTGLEPEVRPVDPAAWESSVQAAAKELMGAVEGTVGVICAMDRVPEVERWLAGQADERLKVVGSLDSKGLEYDAVVLVEPAELITESSTGRRVLYVALTRATQQLTVLASDPSWLP
- a CDS encoding PadR family transcriptional regulator; this translates as MEISQLLKGVLDLAVLAVLRGHDGYGYDVLRRLRQAGLEEVGDASVYGTLRRLYKAGLLTSYVVPSEEGPHRKYYSLNESGRQRLAESGKTWTTFAKTMDSLLGEAA
- a CDS encoding DUF177 domain-containing protein, giving the protein MSEDKSASHLDARSPWVLDTRELGRRAGLSRAVQRDVEVTKPLGVLDVIVVPEGAKVELDLLLESVVEGVLVTGTAAAPVTGHCSRCLDPISDEVEVDLTELYAYPDSTTEETTDEDEIMRLVDDRIDLEPAVRDAVVLALPLAPLCTDDCAGLCSECGVKWADLEPGHGHETIDPRWAALVERFDEDPASGPDKQA